A single genomic interval of Eurosta solidaginis isolate ZX-2024a chromosome 3, ASM4086904v1, whole genome shotgun sequence harbors:
- the LOC137244470 gene encoding cilia- and flagella-associated protein 53-like, with product MLILDEGAEMEAIKFLEHTNYKNLNFKIKSKVQENLRRLNGELVDRSFKLRHILEYENLKYAEEIALVMKARTEEAARKRHEYFGIQRMERGIEIANFLELKKLQREMENCEETRHKQSKALLLETKQAQLYQVKEKELMRQKERDIEAMWEEVTRRYNEEMVI from the exons ATGTTAATATTGGACGAAGGAGCTGAAATGGAAGCAATTAAATTTTTAGAGCAcacaaattataaaaatttaaacttcaaaatTAAATCTAAG GTTCAGGAAAATTTACGGCGATTAAACGGAGAATTGGTTGATAGAAGTTTTAA ATTACGACATATTTTGGAATACGAAAATTTGAAATATGCTGAGGAAATAGCCTTGGTCATGAAGGCACGAACAGAGGAAGCAGCTAGAAAACGCCACGAATATTTTGGCATACAAAGAATGGAACGGGGAATAGAAATTGCTAATTTCTTGGAACTTAAGAAACTGCAAAGAGAAAT GGAAAACTGTGAAGAAACCAGACACAAACAAAGCAAAGCATTGCTCCTAGAGACCAAACAAGCACAACTCTATCAAGTAAAGGAGAAAGAGTTAATGCGTCAGAAAGAAAGAGATATTGAAGCAATGTGGGAGGAAGTTACTCGCAGATACAATGAAGAAATG